One stretch of Flavobacteriales bacterium DNA includes these proteins:
- a CDS encoding DUF3883 domain-containing protein gives MDGWKQDEVEAAIEAYFDMLRREVAQQKVNKVAVYRSLEAEGARTAKSYEFKMQNISAVLALNDLPFLKGLVPAKNFQRMLEPLVMAYVDAHADLRPALLGYATRQTPEERLKELLDAPSLVEEPAPAYAAKPTERMFAGKIIDFAAREHACRKLGQSGEELIISYERWKLLKHGRADLANEVEWVSRTKGDGMGYDIRSFNIEYEERFIEVKTTNFDRETPFLITDNELDFSKQNAEQYKLYRLFDFGKKPRMFTLSGSMEEACVISPSRYRAWAR, from the coding sequence ATGGACGGCTGGAAGCAGGACGAAGTCGAAGCGGCCATCGAGGCCTACTTCGACATGCTCCGGCGCGAAGTGGCCCAGCAGAAGGTGAACAAGGTCGCGGTGTATCGCAGCTTGGAAGCGGAAGGAGCGCGCACTGCAAAGTCCTACGAGTTCAAGATGCAGAACATCAGTGCGGTGCTGGCCCTGAACGACCTGCCCTTTCTGAAAGGCTTGGTGCCTGCGAAGAACTTCCAACGGATGCTGGAGCCGCTGGTCATGGCCTATGTGGATGCGCACGCGGACCTGCGCCCCGCGCTGCTCGGCTACGCGACACGGCAGACCCCGGAAGAGCGGCTGAAGGAATTGCTCGATGCGCCGAGCCTCGTGGAGGAACCTGCACCGGCCTATGCCGCCAAACCGACGGAACGGATGTTCGCGGGCAAGATCATTGACTTTGCGGCGAGGGAGCATGCCTGCCGCAAGCTGGGGCAGAGCGGCGAAGAGTTGATCATCAGCTACGAGCGTTGGAAGCTCTTGAAGCACGGCCGCGCAGACCTGGCGAACGAAGTGGAATGGGTATCCCGCACCAAGGGCGATGGCATGGGCTACGACATCCGCTCGTTCAACATTGAGTACGAAGAGCGCTTCATCGAGGTGAAGACCACCAACTTCGACCGGGAGACACCCTTCTTGATCACCGACAACGAGCTGGACTTCTCGAAGCAGAACGCGGAGCAGTACAAGCTCTACCGCCTGTTCGACTTTGGCAAGAAGCCGCGCATGTTCACGCTCAGCGGCTCCATGGAAGAGGCTTGCGTGATATCGCCGTCGAGATATCGGGCTTGGGCGCGGTAG
- a CDS encoding virulence RhuM family protein, translating into MNASDIIFYTTPQGEVRIEVFFEGETFWLSQKKIAELFDKDATTIGEHLRNIFEDGELDRESTTRKFRVVQREGARDVERLVDHFNLDAIIAVGYRANSQRATRFRIWATNTLKEYIIKGFVLDDARLKQGKRFGQDYFEELLERIREIRASERRFYEKITDIYKECSRDYGANDEVTRLFYKTVQNKLHWAIHRHTAAELIAERAKAEQPHMGLTTWKNAPDGKVLKSDVTVAKNYLNAEEISELDRIVSMYLDYAENQAKRGITMHMKDWAGKLDAFLQFNDYNVLKDAGKVSHDVAVQLAEGEYEKFRVRQDRDYISDFDKEVRRLTGGRPSGENVSNPKVKKNR; encoded by the coding sequence ATGAACGCTTCCGACATCATCTTCTACACCACGCCGCAGGGCGAGGTGCGCATCGAGGTCTTCTTCGAGGGCGAGACTTTCTGGCTGAGCCAGAAGAAGATCGCCGAACTCTTCGATAAGGATGCGACCACCATTGGCGAGCACTTGCGGAACATTTTCGAGGACGGGGAACTGGACCGGGAGTCAACTACCCGGAAATTCCGGGTAGTTCAGCGGGAAGGCGCTAGGGACGTGGAAAGACTGGTGGATCACTTCAACCTGGACGCCATCATCGCCGTGGGCTACCGCGCCAACAGCCAGCGCGCCACCCGGTTCCGCATCTGGGCCACCAACACCCTGAAGGAATACATCATCAAGGGCTTCGTGCTGGACGATGCACGGCTGAAGCAGGGCAAGCGATTCGGGCAGGACTACTTCGAGGAACTGCTGGAACGCATCCGTGAGATCCGCGCCAGCGAACGGCGCTTCTACGAGAAGATCACCGACATCTACAAGGAGTGCAGCCGCGATTACGGCGCGAACGATGAGGTCACCCGCCTCTTCTACAAGACCGTGCAGAACAAGCTCCATTGGGCCATTCACCGTCACACGGCCGCCGAGTTGATCGCCGAACGAGCGAAAGCGGAACAACCCCACATGGGGCTCACCACTTGGAAGAACGCGCCCGATGGCAAGGTGCTCAAGAGCGATGTGACGGTGGCCAAGAACTACTTGAACGCCGAGGAGATCAGCGAACTGGACCGCATCGTGAGCATGTACCTGGACTACGCCGAGAACCAGGCGAAGCGTGGCATCACCATGCACATGAAGGACTGGGCCGGGAAGCTCGATGCCTTCCTGCAGTTCAACGACTACAACGTGCTGAAGGACGCCGGCAAGGTGAGCCACGACGTGGCCGTGCAATTGGCCGAAGGCGAATACGAGAAGTTCCGTGTGCGGCAGGACCGCGACTACATCAGCGATTTTGACAAGGAGGTGCGCAGGCTCACCGGTGGGAGGCCTTCGGGAGAGAATGTGAGCAATCCGAAGGTGAAGAAGAATCGGTAG
- a CDS encoding T9SS type A sorting domain-containing protein yields MQAATLPIPETTGYVLKVADLDHNGYSDIVYWANPGSGNRLRVYLQSTPATQLSIAPVDPNGGQCFVPGSAGFIHWTSMVPSPGTATVDIELSIAGPFGPFTSIVSDAPNSGTHQWQIPAVSSNDCYLRFTIDDGMTTVQSTSAAAFSIDGCDLNTSVSDIDGGADMIIWPNPSEGMIQVHSAIAPDRIHVRNALGALIVSAPGRSLTTIDLSAYPAGLYFVDALFKDGTRSKKVVKTE; encoded by the coding sequence ATGCAGGCCGCAACGCTCCCCATCCCGGAAACGACCGGCTATGTCTTGAAGGTGGCCGATCTGGACCACAACGGCTACTCGGACATCGTCTACTGGGCGAACCCAGGCAGCGGGAACAGGCTGCGCGTTTACCTGCAATCCACACCAGCGACCCAGCTGTCCATCGCACCGGTCGATCCCAACGGAGGGCAGTGCTTTGTTCCCGGATCCGCCGGATTCATCCATTGGACCAGCATGGTCCCTTCGCCGGGAACGGCGACGGTCGATATCGAACTCTCCATAGCGGGCCCCTTCGGTCCGTTCACCAGCATCGTGTCCGACGCACCCAATTCGGGAACCCACCAATGGCAGATCCCTGCGGTCTCATCGAACGATTGCTACCTGCGGTTCACCATCGATGATGGGATGACCACCGTGCAGTCCACATCGGCTGCCGCGTTCTCGATCGATGGCTGCGACCTCAACACAAGCGTCTCGGACATTGATGGTGGTGCCGACATGATCATCTGGCCCAATCCGAGCGAGGGCATGATCCAGGTCCATAGCGCTATCGCGCCTGATAGGATCCATGTCCGCAACGCGCTGGGTGCGTTGATCGTCTCGGCGCCCGGTCGATCGCTCACCACCATCGACCTATCCGCCTACCCTGCCGGGCTGTATTTCGTTGATGCCCTGTTCAAGGACGGGACGAGAAGCAAGAAGGTCGTGAAGACGGAATAA